Proteins from a single region of Limosilactobacillus fermentum:
- a CDS encoding acyltransferase, with protein MEKKRYLYIDILNCMAIFAVLVQHTAQIAHQGNPNEQITIIGNILQTIFLPAVGIFFMNSGAMLLDYRYRQSTKEFFKKRFLRVVVPFLIWSVFYYWYSYHYYAFPGIFHRNVFSLRDFVQSFVDDKINSLFWFFFSIIQLYLATPVFAVLAKKYKDILAYVVVVGVAYGIVVPYIAALKGVNLSSGNINVPLLNSSWITYYVMGYLIKEDYLSDKIQMTIIALGTLNLGIDILNDIFVNKIVYFNNLGTMFYTFGLYILIKRLTNHARSERVTKFFAVLSSASLGIYVLHPLFIQLFDWYLFHVTPKVWDSYFEVLQNPIHIYVYPFVLYLVMAPIVLLIKKFKLMKYILP; from the coding sequence ATGGAAAAGAAACGCTATCTTTATATCGACATACTGAATTGCATGGCAATTTTCGCCGTTTTAGTCCAACATACTGCCCAGATCGCCCATCAGGGGAATCCAAACGAACAAATTACAATCATTGGAAATATTCTGCAAACGATCTTCCTACCTGCGGTGGGGATCTTTTTTATGAATTCTGGTGCAATGTTGCTAGATTATCGCTATCGTCAATCCACGAAAGAGTTTTTTAAAAAGAGATTCCTTAGGGTCGTGGTACCGTTTTTAATCTGGTCGGTTTTCTACTATTGGTATAGCTACCACTATTATGCTTTCCCAGGGATTTTCCACCGGAATGTTTTTTCCCTACGTGACTTTGTTCAATCATTTGTGGATGATAAGATCAATAGTTTGTTCTGGTTCTTCTTTTCGATCATTCAGCTCTACTTGGCCACCCCAGTCTTTGCGGTGTTAGCGAAAAAATATAAAGATATACTTGCTTATGTGGTCGTGGTAGGAGTAGCTTACGGGATTGTGGTGCCTTATATTGCAGCACTCAAGGGTGTTAATCTCAGTAGCGGCAATATTAATGTGCCTCTATTAAATTCGTCGTGGATAACATACTATGTGATGGGCTATCTAATTAAGGAAGATTATCTATCGGATAAAATTCAGATGACGATCATTGCTTTAGGTACTTTAAACTTAGGAATTGATATCTTAAATGATATCTTCGTGAATAAGATTGTTTACTTTAACAACCTAGGAACGATGTTCTATACCTTTGGCCTATATATTTTAATTAAGCGACTTACCAATCATGCCCGATCAGAAAGGGTGACGAAGTTCTTTGCGGTGTTGTCTTCAGCATCACTAGGGATTTACGTGTTGCACCCGCTTTTTATCCAGTTATTTGACTGGTATCTATTCCATGTAACACCAAAGGTATGGGATAGTTACTTTGAGGTATTGCAAAACCCAATTCATATATACGTATACCCGTTTGTTCTCTATCTTGTTATGGCACCGATCGTTTTGCTTATAAAGAAATTCAAACTCATGAAGTACATCTTG
- a CDS encoding flippase → MKVIRNYLYNAGYQILLMIAPLVTTPYVSRALGAHASGINTYTNGWVTVFYLVGQMGIGLYGNREVAYHRDDKRERSRIFWGIEALQLCTISISLVAYLVAVFLFSTTFREYYLLQTLWIVACGIDVSWYFMGMEDFKKTVVRNTIVKLIMIVLIFTLVKTEADLWKYILLIGVAQLSGNLTLWPYLKSNIQWVSPKEWHPLRHLYPSLLLFIPTITTQIYLVVNKLMLGKIGQPTALGQFDYADRLVKLVLAIVTATGTVMLPHIANKFAKGDLKGVRESLYNSFDFVTAMAVPMMFGLMAISEKFAPWFLGNGYQDAGKIIFFEAPAIVFIAWSNVTGDQYLMPIDRVKEYTVSVSIGAVVNVIANILLIPFYSANGAALATVIAEFSVMAVQMNFVRSTIRRRQLFRSSWRYFLGGLVMFLVVNRICDVMTMNIVNMAIQIFVGTVIYVACLFILKAPVIEQAKQVLGK, encoded by the coding sequence ATGAAAGTGATCCGAAACTATTTGTATAACGCGGGCTATCAGATTCTTTTGATGATTGCCCCCTTAGTGACGACCCCTTATGTGTCCCGCGCCTTGGGTGCACACGCCAGTGGGATCAACACTTATACAAATGGGTGGGTCACTGTTTTTTATTTAGTCGGTCAAATGGGGATTGGCTTATACGGAAACCGAGAAGTTGCCTATCACCGGGATGATAAGCGGGAACGCTCGCGAATCTTTTGGGGAATTGAAGCACTTCAACTGTGCACGATTAGCATCTCTTTAGTTGCCTACCTCGTGGCGGTGTTCTTATTTTCGACAACCTTCCGGGAATACTACCTTCTTCAAACGCTTTGGATCGTTGCCTGTGGGATCGATGTTTCCTGGTACTTCATGGGGATGGAGGACTTTAAAAAGACGGTCGTCCGGAATACAATCGTCAAGTTAATCATGATTGTATTGATCTTTACTCTGGTTAAGACGGAAGCTGATCTTTGGAAGTACATCCTGTTGATTGGGGTTGCCCAGTTAAGCGGAAACTTAACCCTATGGCCGTATCTAAAGTCCAATATCCAGTGGGTGTCACCAAAAGAATGGCATCCCCTCCGACACCTTTACCCCTCCTTACTCCTCTTTATTCCAACGATTACGACCCAAATCTACTTGGTGGTTAACAAGTTAATGCTAGGGAAGATTGGTCAACCAACGGCCTTAGGGCAGTTTGACTATGCGGATCGCCTGGTCAAACTAGTCTTAGCGATCGTAACGGCTACGGGGACGGTTATGCTTCCCCACATTGCCAATAAGTTTGCTAAGGGTGATTTGAAGGGGGTTCGGGAAAGCCTCTACAATTCCTTCGACTTTGTAACGGCGATGGCAGTTCCAATGATGTTTGGTCTAATGGCAATTTCGGAAAAATTCGCCCCGTGGTTCTTAGGGAATGGGTACCAAGATGCCGGTAAGATTATTTTCTTCGAGGCCCCAGCAATTGTCTTCATTGCGTGGAGTAACGTAACTGGTGACCAATACTTGATGCCAATTGACCGGGTTAAGGAGTACACGGTTTCCGTTTCAATTGGGGCGGTGGTTAACGTGATTGCCAACATCCTCTTGATTCCATTTTATTCGGCCAACGGAGCGGCGTTAGCAACCGTTATTGCCGAGTTCAGTGTGATGGCAGTACAGATGAATTTTGTTCGTTCAACCATTCGGCGACGCCAATTGTTTAGAAGTAGTTGGCGGTACTTCTTAGGGGGACTAGTGATGTTCCTTGTAGTTAACCGAATCTGTGACGTAATGACAATGAATATTGTTAACATGGCGATTCAGATCTTTGTGGGGACGGTTATTTATGTTGCCTGCCTCTTTATTCTTAAGGCGCCGGTGATTGAGCAAGCAAAACAAGTTTTAGGAAAGTAA
- the glf gene encoding UDP-galactopyranose mutase, which translates to MSKYDYLVVGAGLFGATFAYEAAKRGKRVKVIEKRDHIAGNIFTKEVDGIQVHQYGAHIFHTSNKEIWDYVNQFATFNRYTNSPVANYKGTMYNLPFNMNTFNKMWGVRTPQEAMDKINEQRQEMAGKTPQNLEEQAISLIGRDIYEKLVKGYTEKQWGQKATELPAFIIRRLPVRLTYDNNYFNDDFQGIPVGGYTQIVEKMLASDLIDVETGVDFFAKREEYLANYPKVVFTGMIDEFFDYQLGELQYRSLRFETEELDVDNYQGNAVINYTDAETPYTRVIEHKHFEFGKGDKDKTIVTREYPADWHRGDEPYYPVNNQQNNDLYKQYAKLAQEKEANVIFGGRLGQYRYYDMDQVLHAALVCVEKEFNK; encoded by the coding sequence ATGTCTAAGTACGATTATCTTGTAGTTGGGGCCGGTTTATTCGGTGCCACCTTTGCTTACGAAGCTGCCAAACGTGGCAAGCGGGTGAAAGTGATTGAAAAGCGTGATCACATCGCCGGAAACATCTTCACCAAAGAAGTTGATGGGATCCAAGTGCACCAATACGGGGCCCACATTTTCCACACTTCCAATAAGGAAATCTGGGATTACGTTAACCAGTTCGCAACCTTTAACCGTTATACTAACAGCCCGGTAGCCAACTACAAGGGAACGATGTACAACCTTCCGTTCAACATGAACACCTTCAACAAGATGTGGGGCGTTCGGACGCCGCAAGAGGCAATGGACAAGATCAATGAACAACGCCAAGAAATGGCCGGCAAGACGCCGCAAAACTTGGAAGAACAAGCCATCTCATTGATTGGTCGTGACATCTACGAAAAGCTGGTGAAGGGCTACACGGAAAAGCAATGGGGGCAAAAGGCAACCGAATTGCCGGCCTTCATTATTCGTCGCCTGCCAGTTCGCTTGACTTACGATAACAACTACTTCAACGATGACTTCCAAGGGATTCCGGTTGGTGGTTACACACAAATCGTTGAAAAGATGTTAGCCTCCGATTTGATTGATGTGGAAACGGGTGTGGACTTCTTTGCCAAGCGCGAAGAATACCTGGCTAACTATCCGAAGGTCGTCTTCACCGGAATGATCGATGAATTCTTTGATTACCAACTGGGGGAACTTCAATACCGGAGCTTGCGGTTTGAAACCGAAGAACTGGATGTTGATAACTACCAAGGGAACGCCGTTATCAATTACACCGATGCGGAAACACCATACACCCGGGTGATTGAACACAAGCATTTTGAGTTTGGTAAGGGTGACAAGGATAAGACGATCGTGACCCGGGAATACCCAGCTGACTGGCACCGCGGTGATGAACCATACTACCCAGTTAACAACCAACAAAATAATGATTTGTACAAGCAATATGCTAAGCTTGCCCAGGAAAAGGAAGCCAATGTGATCTTTGGTGGCCGGTTGGGCCAATACCGCTACTATGACATGGACCAAGTACTTCACGCGGCCCTTGTATGCGTAGAAAAGGAGTTTAATAAGTAA
- a CDS encoding YveK family protein, whose translation MAMKISLSNLTKVVWKNILVILIFAVLGGAAGGFYAHTKKHTTYTASRSLMVAHRYNNSTANEQVQADLSLTNTYKDMIESSDVAAAAQKELPKKLRKQYSTEDILSMIKVKTVMQSLVLTVSVEAGNAKEATQVVNAVVDAAKTELPKISPSTGTISTFAKAKVKDADSQTSPSTKKYLLAGVAVGLIVGMVLAFTVTTWRNLI comes from the coding sequence ATGGCAATGAAAATATCGCTGAGTAACCTTACTAAAGTGGTCTGGAAGAACATTTTAGTAATCTTGATCTTTGCAGTTTTGGGTGGGGCCGCTGGTGGCTTTTATGCTCACACCAAAAAGCACACTACGTACACCGCGAGCCGTTCCTTAATGGTTGCTCACCGTTATAATAACAGCACGGCTAACGAACAAGTCCAAGCAGACCTAAGCTTGACTAACACGTATAAGGATATGATTGAAAGTAGTGATGTGGCGGCGGCTGCGCAAAAAGAACTGCCGAAAAAGCTTCGTAAGCAATACAGTACGGAAGACATCTTATCCATGATCAAGGTTAAGACCGTTATGCAAAGCTTAGTTCTCACGGTTTCTGTAGAGGCGGGGAATGCCAAGGAGGCAACGCAAGTAGTTAACGCTGTTGTTGATGCCGCAAAGACCGAATTACCGAAGATTTCACCGTCAACCGGAACAATTTCAACCTTTGCCAAGGCTAAGGTTAAAGACGCCGATAGCCAAACTAGTCCTTCAACAAAGAAGTACCTATTAGCAGGGGTGGCAGTTGGGTTAATCGTTGGGATGGTGTTAGCATTTACTGTGACGACTTGGCGAAACCTTATTTAA
- a CDS encoding DUF4422 domain-containing protein: protein MRVKVLVAAHKNYEMPTDPMYLPVFVGKDLHPDVNHTFQGDNTGDNISQKNPTYNELTAIYWGWKNLDVDAMGLVHYRRYLSLRHQKALQTVLSEKETVALLEDYDIILPSKRKYYIETNESHYLHAHHHEPFEVMRQVIQEQYPEYAPAFELVMKRTWAHMFNMFIMKKKPLNEYCTWMYDVLAKVEAQTDISNYSTYEQRVYGFLSELLLDVWLEVHPEYKTKEVNYVFMEHTNWLKKGGKFIQRKITGHA from the coding sequence GTGCGAGTAAAAGTATTAGTTGCCGCCCACAAAAATTACGAGATGCCGACAGATCCAATGTATCTGCCGGTTTTTGTGGGTAAGGACCTACACCCAGATGTTAACCACACCTTCCAAGGGGATAACACGGGCGATAACATTTCTCAAAAGAACCCTACCTACAATGAGTTAACTGCCATTTACTGGGGCTGGAAGAACTTAGACGTTGATGCCATGGGTTTGGTGCACTACCGCCGTTATTTAAGCCTACGCCACCAAAAGGCGCTTCAAACGGTGTTGTCGGAAAAAGAGACCGTGGCGCTACTAGAAGATTACGATATTATCCTGCCATCCAAGCGGAAGTACTACATCGAAACTAACGAATCGCATTACTTACATGCTCACCACCACGAACCATTTGAGGTGATGCGCCAGGTGATACAAGAGCAATACCCAGAGTATGCACCAGCCTTTGAGCTAGTGATGAAGCGGACTTGGGCACACATGTTTAACATGTTCATTATGAAGAAAAAGCCCCTCAATGAGTACTGCACTTGGATGTACGACGTTTTAGCTAAAGTGGAAGCCCAAACTGATATCTCTAACTACTCAACCTACGAACAGCGGGTCTACGGATTCTTGAGCGAGCTACTCTTGGACGTATGGTTGGAGGTCCACCCAGAGTACAAGACCAAAGAAGTTAACTACGTCTTTATGGAGCATACCAACTGGTTGAAAAAGGGTGGTAAGTTTATCCAACGTAAGATCACGGGACACGCATAG
- a CDS encoding sugar transferase codes for MVENMIHIDAERLNRQYFYRGIKRLFDVVASAIGVVVISPVLLIIAICIKVDDPHGPVFYTQTRVGKDGHEFKIIKFRSMVSNADELLAKLQDQNEVDGAMFKMKDDPRITRVGRVIRKYSLDELPQLINVVTGSMSIVGPRPPLVSEVEQYTEYDKQRLLVTPGATGMWQVGGRNDVDFDEMVRLDLTYIQNRSVWLDLKIMLETVKVMIKPNGAY; via the coding sequence ATGGTTGAAAACATGATTCACATTGATGCGGAACGATTAAACCGCCAATACTTTTACCGGGGGATCAAGCGTCTGTTTGACGTGGTGGCCTCGGCAATCGGGGTGGTGGTCATCAGTCCAGTACTGTTAATTATTGCAATTTGCATCAAAGTTGATGATCCCCACGGGCCGGTGTTTTACACCCAAACCCGGGTGGGGAAGGACGGACACGAATTCAAAATCATCAAGTTCCGCTCAATGGTTAGTAACGCAGATGAGCTCCTCGCCAAATTACAAGATCAAAACGAGGTTGATGGGGCGATGTTTAAAATGAAGGATGACCCCCGAATCACTCGGGTTGGTCGTGTGATTCGCAAGTACAGCTTGGATGAGTTACCACAGTTAATTAACGTGGTGACTGGATCAATGAGTATCGTTGGGCCCCGGCCGCCGCTGGTTTCGGAGGTGGAGCAGTACACGGAGTACGACAAGCAACGCCTTTTAGTGACCCCCGGGGCCACCGGGATGTGGCAAGTGGGGGGCCGAAACGACGTGGACTTTGACGAAATGGTCCGCCTCGACCTAACCTACATTCAAAACCGCTCCGTCTGGTTGGATTTAAAGATCATGCTTGAAACTGTGAAAGTAATGATCAAACCAAACGGAGCCTACTAA
- the recX gene encoding recombination regulator RecX, with amino-acid sequence MEKESQIRQITAIVAQKRPGRFNVFLNGQYAFPVAESVLIKYRLYKGMEVDQKLLQQISNDDQVAQAYNKMLDYLSHQLRTEHEVEQKLVEIDTPPEFVPVVMAKLRENRLLDDREYAAAYVRTEMNTGLKGPGVIRQKLRQKRVGEFLIDDALTQFTTEQQVENAAKLVQKLAKRYLNQPARRRSEKIHQGVLTQGYGDEVYQLVKENEIPSQTEDRQAELLEREAEKAWHRYRRFEGYERKMKTKQALYRKGFDLDEIDQWLAKQENLNN; translated from the coding sequence ATGGAAAAAGAATCGCAAATTCGACAAATTACCGCCATTGTGGCCCAAAAACGACCGGGGCGCTTTAACGTCTTTTTAAACGGTCAGTACGCCTTTCCGGTGGCCGAGAGTGTCTTGATCAAGTACCGTCTTTATAAGGGGATGGAGGTCGATCAGAAATTACTACAGCAGATCTCAAACGATGATCAGGTGGCGCAAGCCTATAATAAGATGCTGGATTACTTGTCCCACCAACTGCGGACCGAACACGAGGTGGAACAAAAGCTAGTGGAGATTGACACCCCACCGGAGTTTGTCCCGGTGGTGATGGCCAAGTTGCGGGAAAACCGCTTGTTGGATGACCGGGAGTACGCGGCTGCTTACGTGCGGACGGAGATGAATACCGGTTTGAAGGGACCGGGGGTGATTCGCCAAAAACTTCGTCAAAAGCGGGTGGGCGAGTTTTTAATTGACGACGCCCTTACCCAGTTCACCACGGAACAACAGGTTGAAAATGCCGCCAAACTGGTGCAAAAGCTGGCCAAGCGTTACCTGAACCAACCGGCACGGCGCCGAAGCGAAAAAATCCACCAGGGGGTGCTAACCCAAGGGTACGGCGATGAAGTTTACCAACTGGTGAAGGAAAACGAAATCCCGTCCCAAACGGAGGATCGCCAGGCGGAATTACTGGAACGGGAAGCGGAAAAAGCTTGGCACCGTTACCGCCGGTTTGAAGGTTATGAACGAAAGATGAAGACTAAGCAGGCCCTTTACCGCAAGGGGTTTGACCTCGATGAAATTGATCAGTGGCTGGCCAAGCAAGAAAACCTTAATAACTGA
- a CDS encoding DUF2922 domain-containing protein, translating into MKTLNLTYKGSLNKTHILKINYANGQLDEATVRQAMTQIANLKLFKKGEEDLFVTPVSAKVVNTDEEVLFA; encoded by the coding sequence ATGAAGACCTTAAACCTCACCTACAAGGGCAGCCTGAACAAGACGCACATCTTGAAGATCAACTACGCCAATGGCCAACTGGACGAAGCAACCGTTCGCCAAGCCATGACCCAGATCGCCAACCTAAAGCTGTTTAAGAAGGGCGAAGAAGATCTGTTCGTCACGCCCGTTTCCGCTAAGGTGGTCAACACCGACGAAGAAGTACTCTTTGCTTAA
- a CDS encoding YihY/virulence factor BrkB family protein — MKFIGTKLKRFVTVFAEHFQMAQVTTSAAVLAYYTLLSIFPAVLVVGNLLPMLGLDAKTVLPYLQSAIPSSVYQFIRPIIFDFLRRGSGGILTTGALVALWSTSQGIAAFQRSVNGAYGVAKNQNPIINRVLSFIWMIIVIMIIFALVIMYGLGEQVLEALQPILHFPINYVTLFSSLRWPVTFGGLFIFLTLLYYFVPNARVRLRYVVIGALVATLLWMGLSRLFSYYAVVFAQRLNSYKTIGAFILMMMWLDFSGMIVMIGAIVNATCQVLVDGPVSQRPYFWQWVHERIKKAGGK; from the coding sequence ATGAAATTTATTGGCACCAAATTGAAGCGCTTTGTGACGGTCTTTGCCGAACACTTCCAAATGGCGCAAGTAACAACTTCGGCGGCCGTGCTGGCCTACTATACCTTACTTTCCATTTTCCCGGCGGTGCTAGTGGTGGGAAACCTCTTACCGATGCTGGGGTTAGATGCAAAAACGGTCCTCCCGTATCTGCAATCGGCAATCCCTAGTTCGGTCTACCAATTTATCCGGCCGATCATTTTTGATTTCTTACGCCGGGGGAGTGGGGGGATCCTGACTACCGGGGCCTTGGTGGCCCTGTGGTCAACTAGCCAAGGAATTGCGGCCTTTCAACGCTCCGTCAACGGTGCCTATGGGGTGGCTAAGAACCAAAATCCGATCATTAACCGGGTCCTGTCCTTTATTTGGATGATCATCGTCATCATGATTATCTTTGCCTTAGTGATTATGTATGGGCTCGGGGAACAGGTGCTAGAAGCCTTACAGCCAATCTTGCACTTCCCAATTAATTACGTCACCCTCTTTAGTAGCCTGCGGTGGCCAGTGACCTTTGGCGGGCTCTTTATCTTCTTAACCCTGCTCTATTACTTCGTTCCTAACGCCCGGGTGCGCCTGCGGTACGTGGTAATTGGCGCCCTGGTTGCCACCTTGCTGTGGATGGGCCTATCGCGCCTCTTCTCCTATTACGCCGTCGTATTCGCCCAACGGTTAAATTCCTACAAGACGATCGGGGCCTTCATTTTGATGATGATGTGGTTGGACTTTTCCGGGATGATTGTGATGATCGGGGCGATTGTCAACGCTACCTGCCAGGTGCTGGTGGATGGACCAGTTAGCCAACGCCCCTACTTTTGGCAGTGGGTTCATGAACGAATCAAAAAAGCGGGTGGGAAATAA
- a CDS encoding LTA synthase family protein, which produces MNNIDVTVMEKPAGYSRARMEKIVKEYQVVAKEINKDRKNSLSSQTIMFNLSESFSNPKRVPGVKIKGNPIPYILSLKKTTTSGLMMSSGYGGGTANMEYMTLTGLATANFSSTMQTPFSQLVPGLARNWTFNKLFNYAVSVHPYQGIFYSRITAYAKFGFNRFYYLGSKYKITDQKRIKNNPFLSDETAYTNALRQLKNDESGTFINLVTIQNHMPYMTTDYKNYSKWLPTSVSEGTDKGTVATYTTGLTYTDKAVKQFIKQINKIQKPITVVFYGDHLPGIYNNSMAKDGTKLHETDYFIYSNTYAREHGARTLTSNTKVVSPNDFMAMVAEQTNSKVTPYLALMTKVYEDLPAVSINTGQNNSTASLQFTNSKGQVVKYSQLTKKQKRLWQDYKLVQYDLTAGKQYLYQLHMMK; this is translated from the coding sequence ATGAACAACATTGACGTTACCGTGATGGAAAAGCCAGCCGGCTATTCAAGAGCCCGGATGGAAAAGATTGTTAAGGAATATCAAGTGGTGGCAAAGGAGATAAACAAAGATCGGAAAAATTCGCTGTCGTCGCAAACAATCATGTTTAACCTGAGTGAAAGCTTCTCTAACCCCAAGCGGGTGCCGGGAGTTAAGATCAAGGGAAACCCGATCCCATATATTCTTTCCCTGAAGAAAACGACCACTAGTGGCCTGATGATGTCCTCAGGTTACGGTGGGGGGACGGCCAATATGGAATACATGACCTTAACCGGGTTGGCAACGGCTAACTTCTCGTCAACCATGCAAACTCCATTTTCGCAATTGGTTCCTGGTTTAGCTAGAAACTGGACCTTTAATAAGCTCTTTAATTACGCAGTTAGTGTTCACCCTTATCAAGGTATTTTTTATAGCCGGATTACAGCTTATGCTAAATTTGGCTTTAATCGTTTTTACTACTTAGGTAGCAAGTACAAGATTACGGATCAAAAACGGATTAAAAATAACCCATTTCTCTCTGATGAAACAGCTTATACTAATGCCCTTCGGCAACTTAAAAATGACGAGAGTGGAACTTTTATTAACTTAGTTACAATTCAAAATCATATGCCGTATATGACTACCGATTATAAAAACTACTCCAAGTGGCTCCCAACTTCGGTAAGTGAAGGGACAGATAAGGGGACGGTTGCAACGTATACAACGGGGCTTACCTACACCGACAAAGCAGTTAAGCAGTTCATCAAGCAGATTAACAAGATCCAAAAGCCAATCACGGTTGTCTTCTATGGTGACCATCTGCCGGGGATTTACAACAACAGCATGGCAAAGGATGGGACCAAGCTGCATGAAACGGATTACTTCATCTACTCCAACACCTACGCCCGTGAACACGGTGCCCGGACTTTGACCAGTAACACTAAGGTGGTTAGCCCGAATGACTTCATGGCGATGGTAGCGGAACAAACTAATTCCAAGGTCACGCCATACCTTGCTTTGATGACAAAGGTATATGAGGACTTACCAGCCGTTTCCATTAACACTGGTCAAAACAATAGTACTGCTAGCCTCCAGTTCACAAACAGTAAGGGGCAAGTGGTTAAGTACAGCCAGTTAACTAAGAAGCAAAAACGACTCTGGCAAGATTACAAGCTGGTTCAATACGATTTGACGGCCGGTAAGCAGTACCTGTACCAGTTGCACATGATGAAGTAG
- the map gene encoding type I methionyl aminopeptidase encodes MISLKSPREIRAMEKSGAVLAGMHLGIQKIIRPGISSWVIEEFARDYFKQAGAIAAQIGFEGYKYATCVSVNDEICHGFPRKKLILKDGDLVKVDTVVNLDGAFSDSCWSYAVGTPSPEIAKLMDVTKKSLYMGIDQCVPGNRIGDIGAVIQHYTEDENGYGDVKEFVGHGIGPTMHEDPMVPHYGEAGHGLRLRKGMTITVEPMINTGTWQADTSDPSGWLAKTADGGWSCQYEHTLVITEDGPKILTSQDPEADAKYLYDDEYAKELAHYGEIARRVAKKYEE; translated from the coding sequence ATGATTAGCTTAAAATCACCACGGGAAATCCGTGCGATGGAAAAGTCCGGCGCCGTTTTAGCCGGGATGCACCTGGGGATTCAAAAGATTATTCGGCCGGGCATTTCGAGCTGGGTAATCGAAGAATTTGCCCGTGATTACTTCAAGCAAGCGGGGGCGATCGCCGCTCAAATTGGCTTTGAAGGGTACAAGTACGCAACCTGTGTGAGTGTTAACGATGAAATTTGTCACGGTTTTCCGCGCAAGAAGTTGATCTTAAAGGATGGCGATCTAGTTAAGGTCGACACGGTGGTCAACCTCGACGGCGCCTTTTCCGATTCTTGCTGGTCGTACGCCGTGGGCACCCCGTCACCGGAGATTGCCAAGCTGATGGACGTCACTAAGAAGTCCTTGTACATGGGGATTGACCAGTGCGTACCGGGCAACCGGATTGGTGACATTGGTGCCGTAATTCAGCACTACACCGAAGACGAAAATGGCTACGGGGACGTCAAGGAATTTGTTGGCCACGGAATCGGACCCACGATGCACGAAGACCCAATGGTACCTCACTACGGGGAAGCCGGCCACGGCCTACGCCTACGCAAGGGGATGACGATCACGGTGGAACCGATGATTAACACCGGCACTTGGCAAGCCGACACCTCCGATCCGTCTGGCTGGCTGGCTAAGACGGCCGACGGTGGCTGGTCGTGCCAATACGAGCACACCCTGGTAATTACGGAGGACGGGCCAAAGATCCTGACCTCCCAAGATCCGGAAGCGGACGCCAAGTACCTGTACGATGATGAGTACGCCAAGGAATTGGCCCACTACGGCGAGATTGCACGGCGGGTGGCCAAGAAGTACGAAGAATAG
- a CDS encoding flavodoxin produces MAKALVVYATITGNNEDVADMVTGALEDLGVDVEMTEMTMADVADFDNVDLCVVCPYTYDEGSLPDEGLDFFDDLKEADLAGKVYGVAGSGDTFYGDDYCKAVDEFGAAFEQAGATKGSENVHINLAPDAEDEERLVSFAKDLVAKLG; encoded by the coding sequence ATGGCAAAAGCACTCGTGGTTTACGCCACCATTACCGGAAACAATGAGGACGTCGCCGACATGGTCACCGGCGCCCTGGAGGACCTCGGCGTTGACGTTGAAATGACCGAAATGACGATGGCCGACGTCGCCGATTTCGATAACGTCGACCTTTGCGTGGTGTGCCCCTACACCTACGACGAAGGCTCCCTGCCTGACGAAGGGCTCGACTTCTTTGATGACTTAAAGGAAGCCGACTTAGCTGGAAAAGTCTACGGGGTCGCTGGTTCCGGTGACACCTTCTACGGTGATGATTACTGCAAGGCCGTTGACGAATTTGGCGCCGCCTTTGAACAAGCGGGTGCCACCAAGGGGAGCGAAAACGTCCACATCAACCTCGCCCCAGATGCCGAAGACGAGGAACGCTTGGTCAGCTTTGCCAAGGACCTCGTGGCCAAGCTAGGCTAG
- a CDS encoding GtrA family protein, whose translation MRKLWNKYGQVIAYLFWGVVTTLVNIVSFQFLSSGVHWNYQVANVTAWFLSVLVAYLTNKVWVFNSHYTTWKAFWIEISQFSFYRGLTLLIDMAFMFVGVTLLKLNTPIQELMVKIVDNVVVVVANYIFSRWLIFKDNEKIAKR comes from the coding sequence ATGCGCAAACTCTGGAACAAGTACGGCCAAGTGATCGCCTACCTCTTTTGGGGTGTGGTCACCACCCTGGTCAACATCGTGTCGTTCCAGTTCCTCTCCTCAGGGGTCCACTGGAACTACCAGGTGGCCAATGTAACGGCCTGGTTTTTATCCGTTTTAGTTGCCTACCTCACCAACAAGGTCTGGGTTTTTAACTCCCATTACACCACTTGGAAGGCCTTTTGGATTGAGATCTCCCAGTTCTCCTTTTACCGGGGCCTCACCCTCTTGATCGACATGGCCTTCATGTTCGTAGGGGTGACCTTGTTAAAGCTCAACACCCCAATCCAAGAACTAATGGTGAAGATCGTTGATAACGTGGTGGTCGTGGTCGCCAACTACATCTTCTCGCGGTGGCTGATCTTTAAGGACAACGAAAAAATTGCTAAGCGGTAG